The sequence TCCTCATTTCTTTTTGTTCCGGAAAACATTGAGGTTTTCCCCATAGGAAACAATAGAAATCATCAACTCACTAGGCAAATTCTCAGCTTACTAACCATTTATCAGGGATGGCTTACTTTCGCATAGCAGTATCTATGTGTACTGGCAGTCTGGAGACATCCTGAGTGCCAGTAAGGAAAGACATTTACATGACTTCATAGTTCCTATTTTTTCTTTCAATGCAGCTCTATCCCTTCCTTAGCAGTGTCTTCTTTAACAACTCTGCTGGAGAAACATTATCTTTTGGTGAGAACAGGGAAGTAGAAGATGGCTTTGATATTACCAACATGGTCACTTTTCCAAATAACTCCTTCGTGAGGGTCAAGGTTGGAAGGGTGGGTGTGGAATCTGCCCCAGGCCAGCAAATTTCCATTGATGACAACCATATGGTGTGGCACAGAAGCTTTCACCAGGTGCGGCATAACTCCTACATCCATGAGATACAGGAAAACAGAGCGTTATTGCACTTAGAGATCAtctggcccatcttgtccagcatctgcATATGGCATAAACATGGCTGTTGGGCTGGGGCTTTCTCTACCCCAGGGTTTTTACATGAGCCTTTTGTCAAGAATAAGGTGTTTGTTGCTCAGGTGGGAAGGAAGCAGGGGCCATGGAGACTTGTTGGTAGCTGCCCTGTGTCAACAACCATAGAATGAGGAAAGGGGCTTCTTAGATTGTGGAAAACTCAAAACAATAAATAAGGgcaaaggaataaataaaatcagctgTCCCCCAAGAAGACTCGCTTGGCACCTTCTCTACATACGTATCTTTAGGTACCATGTAAAAACATCCCTATTCTCTCAGGTGGTTATTGTATTGAACTATGTATGGCCaggggactcgggtggcgctgtgggttaaaccacagagcctaggacttgccgatcagaaagtcggcggttcgaattcccgcaacggggtgagctcctgttgctcggtccctgctcctgccaaccaagcagttcgaaagcacgtcaaagtacaagtagataaataggtaccgctccggcgtttccgtgcactgctctggttcaccagaagcggcttagtcatgccggctacatgacccagaagctgtacgccggctccctcggccaataaagcgagatgagcgccacaagcccagagtcagtcacgactggacctaacggtcaggggtccctttacctatgtatggccaaccagatgcctgctggTAACCCACAAGTTGAACATGAATGAGCACAAGACCACTCTTAGACTTGTAGATCATTCTTGGCAGTACGTCTCAGTCCTCTCCAAGATCCATGAGTTTTTACATATCCTATGACTGGAGAATTGGGGGTGGAGCATGTGTTACATTATGTATGGAGACAatgggggcagggctggtgaggaTGAGCCCCCAATCCACTTCCCACCTTGAGCCCTCATGCATTCTTTCTGAATGCCAAAAGGGGGCTCAAAGAGAGTCAGTTTcggcattatttttttaaaccatgAATAGCAGAATAAGTAGTTTAGTGTCTTCCTGCTTCTAGCTGGAAGGAATAGGAAGCCAAAAGTGCTGCTAATTTCTGTGTGCTAAActgtttgtgtgtttctttaaaTGGGCAGGTTCCACCCCTTTCTGTGTGTAACCCAAATTGCGCTCCTGGTTCcagcaagaaaaagaaggagggggagccattctgctgctatgattgtgttcCTTGTCCTCAAGGCAAGATTTCGTCCCAGAAGGGTAAGAGACATGAGATAAATACTTTTCAAACATAAGTTTATTAGAAGTTGTGGAGAAAGTTAATTAAATAATTTTTGTATATATTATTTGTTTAAAGAGTCTATCATATTTTTTTAGAGAATTACACATTTTGCAGGGTAACAATACTTTCGTTCGTGTGTTGTTTCAAGGAGTGCAATTTAGATAACTTTCCCATtcaaacagcaacaaaaccaaatttctcctccatccctatgtATAGAAAGCCCCCATAATGCACATTGTCCTAAAAGGAAAATGTTTGTTACACATGACCTAAGCTCTTCCCATCAAAAGGTTCTttttgatgtttagtcagaatctcatttcttgtaatgtGAAAAAAGGAGACATCTGTGAAATTTCTAATTTAACCTTAAGAGTACCATACTAGCAGCTTAGTAGTTGCTCACCAGCACATCTGAAATAAGAATGCATTACTTTCTTTCCAGATATGGATGACTGTGTTGGGTGCCCCGAAGACCACTATCCACACAGAGACCAATCGCAATGCATTCCAAAGACCATCAGCTTCTTGTCTTTCAAAGAGCCTCTGGGGATGAGCTTAGCATTGTtggctctttctctctgtctcctcaCAGTGGTGGTCCTGGCCATCTTCATTAAACATCAGGACACACCCATTGTCAGAGCAAAcaatcgggacctcacctacactctcctcactttcctcctgctctgcttcctctgcccattgatcttcctcagccctccagaaagAGTGAGCTGCCTGCTCCGACAAATGGCTTTTGgccttgttttcacagtgactgtTTCTTGTGTTCTGGCCAAAACGATCACGGTGGTTCTGGCCTttgtggccaccaaaccaggatccagaatgaggaagtgggtggggaaaagactggcaagcTCCATTGTGTTTTCTTGTTCCCTTATCCAAGCAGGCATTTGTGCTGTGTGGTTAggaacctctcccccatttcctGATTCCGACATGCACTCTGTGATGAGGGAAATCATTCTAGGCTGCAACGAAGGGTCTGTTGccctgttttactgtgtcctgggctacatgggctttttggccattttcagctttgttgtggccttttttgccaggaaactgcctgagagcttcaatgaggccaaattcatcaccttcagcatgttcttgttttgtagtgtttgggtCTCCTTTGTTCCTGtgtacctgagcaccaaggggaaatacatggtggctgtggagatcttctccatcttggcctccagtgctggcttaCTGGGCTCCATCTTTGCccccaaatgctacatcattgtgttGAGGCCTGATCTGAACAGCAAGGAGTGCTTAATAAAGAGGAAATAGTAAATGAGCATATCCTCTCTGTTTTTTGTTCTATGATAATATGGGCACCTGCATCATATAATTACCTTGCATTTTATGGCAGGTATCCTTTGGAAATCtatatttaaaaatttggctaTGTGCCCTTAGTTACATCTGAATCAATAAACTCTTTTGGATATAGTTTTTGTTCTGGACTTTGAGTGGGACATATAGCTTGAGTCACTGGATTCTCCTTTCACCACATTGTATAAAGAGGAGAACATCAATATATTTATATGTAATGATGGAAGAAAAATGCCCAAAATAATAAATTGTCTTCAAAAATCGCCAACAGAAGAAAATGCCTGCTCACTTTGAGAAGGGGTAGAAGGAGTGGTTATCCTCCATGAACTTAGAATAACAAAATGAACACTAGACGATAAGAATTTCTAGCTTGTTTGTATAGAATCACAAGGATTGCTTGCTCAAGCTATAAGGCCCAAGTTTAGAAGCTTGGAACATCCAGCTCAGACATACTTTCttgttggggggaaaataatgagTTTGTTAACCCTTCCTTTCCTGGAACAGGCAATCTTGCCCTGATTCTgaagcatttgtctgcagaatgCTTTCATTCCCAGCAGTagctggaggaggcagcagctgtaGTGGAATGGGGAAAGAAAGCATCATGCATCAAGTGCTTGTTCTAGAATCAAGGTGACCTCTGTAAATCTCAGGATTCTCCTGGACTGTCAGTATTTTTGAGCTGAATACAATCACATATCAGCTAATTCAGGTTCTGCAGTTAAAGGTGACTTGGAAAGGTGACTTGAAAATGTTTGCAACACCCTCTAACCACCTGACAAATGAATCAGAATGAATACTAAATGAACAGCTGGCATTGTCTAACCACCCCACAAACTTTGTAGAAACGAATTTGAGTGAATATTCAAATAGACTATCTTGAGATGCCCTCAAAGCAATATTGGGCTGCTGGCTTCTCATTCTTTTGTACTGTTAACAAAAAGATCAAGTAAACAGTGAATTGTGTACATTTTATGCAGTGAAATTGTTCACTATTTGTAACGGTTAATGCACCATGGGCATAATCTAGGAAGAGTTAGTCTTGGCTAAAGCTCATTTAAAGTTATGGAGTATGACCCGGGCTACAATTCTGAGACTGCTTTCTTGGAAGTAAGTTGCACTGAAATAACTTTTGAATAAGTAAGTTTTCAGCTGAGCTGCTGCTTTTATTAATAGCCAGTCTTATTGATTTCTGGTATGTGTGTTTACCTAAAATTCAGTGGATAACAACATTGGTCTTTCTACCAGGCTTGTTTTTATAAGATGGGATGGGATGCGTCCGAATGAACAGTTTGGAGAAAGAACATTTTGAACATGAGTGAAATTCAGCTCCATTTTATTAGGAAATACAATACCACCAcactttatttgaaaaaaatgtcAAACAATAAGATTGGTAAATAAAAATTAGAATTATATTCCATAACCTGCTTTGGATACTGAATACACCTGGGCAATTGTAAAGTTTCATCTTGATACCTCAAGgatgttaatttatcattttcTGGCTAtttgctatttaatttttatttactacatttatatatTGCCTCCCCAATGAGTTCTCTGTATGATTTACATAGATACAGTCCTCCAGGCAGTCTACATATCTCCAACACTGAGGTTCTATCAGAAACATGAATAGTGCAATTTGCAACACGATCCTTCATTTTGGCAGGAAAAACCAGAAaattattttggggtgggtgggtggaaatacCTGGATATTCTCATACGAACCATAGGATGAACACTGCACTTTAATTAAGTGCCAATATGGTGCAATGGACAGACTATTGGATTTGAAGCAGGGAGTTCTGTGTTAAAatcactgttttttttaaaaaaaagaatgcagagggaaaacaaagaAGGCCGCAACCAATATAATGAAATAGGTGGCATATATTGCTTGGATATTTTGATCTTTCAGCCATCATTTGGCAAGAGGGCTGTGTCTCCAAGTGAAGCTCACAGCTGTTTGTTCTATTTCCAGAACctttgctcagccatgaagcttaaaGGATGGTTTTAGACAGGTCACTGAGCACAAATGAGTGAAACCTTTCTGCTATGATGGTTCAAGCTTTCCTCCCCTTGCCTTCACTCCTCACAGGGCACACACAACCATTCCCAAATTTAAATCTATCTTTGGTGCTTTAATTTTTCGACATTTTTGtacttgcttttgtttgttttttactgtcaaaaaattgttccaaaaggtgTGGGTGGCGGCAAGAGCTGCTTTTGTGACAGACACAATCTGCACTGTGCAATCCAGTTTCTGCTGAAAACCAGAATATCTATCTGGTGGCGGGTGAGGAGTATGGCAGAGGTGCTCAAATTGTAGTATGCGTATTTCCATATTGGAGTTTACTTTTAAATTATGGTCTGTACACACCTTCATTCTCGCCTAAGCTTGGCTCACAGAATTCTCAGGAGAGGGGGGATAAAATGGGATAGATCCAGGAATGTCACTATGAGCTCATTGTAGGGAATGAAGCAATGCAGATCTGATCAGAGCAGGAGAAGGATCGTTTGATCACTTGGCCTTTTTCATATGAACGAGTCTGCCACTGCTCATATGAAAGAGCTACTGTGGGGTAATTTTCTTTATTGTTGCATTAAGTATTTGTGACATTGTTTAATAATCACATAGAGGTAGAACAGGCAAATTAAAGGGGGGGTGGATGAGACAGATCACAAAAGCATGTAAGCAAAGAGAGGGGAAGCTAGATCAACAGGAAGAAAACGGAAGAGTAAAAACAAGACGTGAAATAGTGAGATTGTAAAGCCAATTCACACATTCCTGGGATGGCTGCTTGAAGTGTGTTGTGCTCAGTATCTCCCTGCTTGTGGGGAGTAAGTAGTTTACACACAGTCCACAAACTAAACCCAGCAACCACATTTACATTGCTGGGCTAAGGcactgaaaacaaaaccccatagTCTTTGTGGTCTGTGCAGTGTTTTCAAGCAGGTTTCCAGTAGCTAACACACACCTGAGTCCATTGGCCCAGAgaatgggagagggagggagagagagagagagagagagaagaaagaaagaaagaaagaaagaaagaaagaaagaaagaaagaaagagtgtgtGAGGTTGTGCACATGCCAGGACTGAGAAGTTGAAGAAACAGACAATAGGCCAACCCGGCACAGGGGttaaaaataagagaaatatagGGACTCCACAAAGTGACAACTGAGCAACTGAAAAGAATGGCCAGGAAGGAAGAGTCAGCAAGAAATAAAAGAACAGAGATAAGCATGTGCGGTTGAAGTGAGAGTTGACAAGCATGCATAAAGGGAGAAGAAAGGAGTGCATGAGAGAAAGGAAGTCAGCAGCAAAGCAAAAAGCATGGGAGAGCAAGAAATGGAGTGACCCAAAGTTTCTCATTTCAATGAACTGGTCCTTACTCCAGAATATAAGATAACCACAACAGTATTCACAAAACAGCTTTACAGAACCTTAAAAGATTAACAGATTTGGCAGATGCATGAAGACACATGAGTTTGTCCTTGTTCATGGATAGCCTCCCAATCTAACCTGGCTATTCAGCACCAGGATATTTGCCAAACGCATAAATCTAGGCCCTGCCACAAACTCACTTGCTGCCTTTGCTCCCAAATCCACCCAGGCAACATTATAAAGCTGCCAGTCCATGGGATGCTATTAGATTCCCTTTTTGTTGGTCCTGTTAAACAGACCAACATGGATACTCGCTCACAGAAATAGGCACATTTTCCTCATGTTCCTACACTGTACTGCGCCTTTGCTAACGGCTTGAGGAAGCATCACAAGTCAAGCTGGATGAAAAGCAGGGATGGAAACAAATTGGATGTGTGGTTGTACAGCCCTATggtagaggaaggaaggaagagaagctcAGCAGGAAACAAGGGTAATAGGCAGCAGGCAGAAATGAAAGCAGCCAAAGAGGAGGCAGTCGAGcaaaaagcaagcaaataaaacagAGCAGTTAAAAGCAGTAAGAAGGTAAGCAAGGAGAAATGGCAAAGGATAGAAAACAGGATGGGATGCAAGAATTAGAGGCAGGGTGATGGGGGAACAGATGAGCAAAGGAAACTATGTGCTGGTCTCCAACTGGCAGGTTAGGATTCACAGCTGGGTACCACCTCAGTCTAACAATGGGTTCTACCAGTGGCACACTCACAATTTTTGCTTTGCTTAAAAGGGGTTGTTGCCTTTTAAGAGGGGAGTGAGAGGTTGAGAAAAGCAGAAGGAGATAGCAAAAAATAAAGGAGTGAACaagaggagagaaggaaaaagacGGCAAGATCGGCAGTAAGAAATGTGAAAGTGGGTCCCCTGTTGCAGCTCAAGGCCAAGTACCCACTCTGGAAAAGGTGGTTGAAACAGAGGATGCGCAGACTAGGCAAGTTAAGCAGAAAACAGCAAGGTACATGTCAGCCCCTCTCATATTTTGGCATCAGGTGTGAATGCTGTTAATGTGGGAGAAGAATtcagaagaaataaaagagaCATATCAGTCAGTGCTAGTTTTACAGATGTGAATGCAACAGGTTTAAAGCTGAAAGCGATTTTTAGCATCATGTGTGGAATGCTCACCCCAGGGAGGCTGGCTGGGCACCTTCCTTTAGGCACCAAACAAAACTATCCCTCTTCTCATAATTAGCCTTTGGCTAAGTAAACAATCTACAGTCTCTAAAAGTGTGGGAGGGTATTGTTTTCGTTTGTTtccatgtatttttgtgtttttatgttgttaactgccctgtgattcttggatgaagggtggtatagaaatttaataaataaataaatagatgtgtGAAGACATCTTGGGTAAAGGATCAATTTGCTGAGCAAGCAAGATCTGGAAGCAAAGTGAAGGTGAGGAGAAGGCAGGcaaaggagagaaagaggtgTTGCATAGAGAGGATCATTCTGCAGAACAATAGTAGCAACGTTCCCTTTACTGCTACCCAGGCATGAGTCCTGATTCAGCACCAGGCAATTGTTAACTGCTCAAACCATGGACAGCCGGCAATAGCAGGTGCATTGCTGCAGGAGCTGGAGAGAGCCTGAACAGGTCATTTTCTCAACTAATTTTATCCCTAGTGAAGCATTTAAAAAGCAAGTGATTGAAAGAGAAGCAAGCAacttgaaaaagaaagagaaagagagagagagagagagagagagagagagagagagaggaagagaggaaggaaagtaGGAGTAGTGAGTAAGCAAGCAAGATACTGTGCAAAGAAACAAAGTGAGTATGAAAAATTGCAAATGTAAGtaattgcatatacagtggtaccttggtactcgaacgacttggctcccgaacaaatttgctcccaaacgccgcaaacccagaagtgttccggtttgtgaacgtttttcggaagtcgaacatccgAGGTGGcttctgcaggaagctcctgcagccaatcggaagccacaccttggtttttgaatggtttcgggagtcaaacagattcccggaatggattaagttcaagaaccaaggtaccactgtacaagtaagAGGTAACTAGCTCAAGAGGGAAAGAGTGAGCGAAACATGAAATGTGATGGGAAAGGGACACAAAGGAAAGTGTGAAGCAACAGGAGGCCATATAAGCAGCAGAAGGAAGATCAAGCAGCCAAAAGTAAGATAaagatcagtggcagagcagaagATTTGGGCAAAAGAAAAAGATTGAGGCAAAGGAGGCAAAGGATTAGAGGATAGCGTGGTtgtttccagatgacctgtttccTGAACATTCATCCTGTTTGGTTTGCATGGAGGTTAGGTGACTTTGCATCTGCTACACTTTTCTTACTGTAATATAGCACAATATTTTTGGAGAAGCCAGTTTGTCGCACATGGGCTCCAAATccattttaattgtgcaacctgaattcaCTGGtgtttgaatcccaccccaaaatagggaCAGTCTGGAATTGCCCAGTAAGAAACCATGTGAATAGACACAGTAAGAATGAACTGAGTGAGATGTAAGGCCTTCAGTTACCAATTTAAAGAAGGATCTTAACACCCAAGTGGCACTTCTCAGAATCCACTATATTTCCCTTTCGCCATATAAGGTAGTCTTGCTATGGTGGGACTATTTGATAGCATTTTTGTGGCCCTTTGCAATCTTGCTTATTTGCGGCTTTTTCTCTCAGCTTTGCTTCAGAGGATTAGATGTGCACTGCTTGCTTTTGCAGCACAGCGAGAGGTCACTCAGCTTCTAGGAATCTTTTTACAGAAAGACCTCCAAACCAGGTTTCAAGAAGATGACAAAAACACTTGCTATCATGACATCACAGGCACCAGCCAATAGGTGCTTGTGTCCCTTCCAGCTGCCGCTACACTTACTACTCTAATACAGGTATTTGTTTTGGTGAAATTAGTAGTTCCCGAGCAACTCATCACTCTGCTTTGGGTGCCAGAAGAATGCAACTCCAAACATTCAATGCACCAGCAAGGCAAATCCCATTCAGGAGCCCCTACAATAAGCAAGCAGTTTTGTACAACCTGTGCTATTGTCTGGAAAGTAGAACAGGGGGTCACTTCGCTTAGCACGAGCATGCAAAAAATATACTGGCCTCAGCCCTTTCATTTAAGTGGACATTCAATCATACTTAACTCTGTGGGATGTGCAGTGCTTAAAAACATAAGGGCACATATGTTACATAGAGGGATTTAATAATGACACTCAGTAGCTACAACTCATTTAAGCATCCATCTGCCTGTTTCAGGAGAGAAGCAGCCTTTCTGATGCATTACATGAAGTGTTCCTAGGTTAAGGTGAGCCCTTTATGGTTGCATACAGACCATAGACACCCCGGCATTTGGGCTTGCTTGAAAGTGGGTCTGTGTGCCGCCTTTAACACTAAATCTGAGTGTCTAAAGTGCTCTTTTGCTCTTTTCTTTGCCTATTTGCTCACTACCCTTTCATTgtggcagaagaagaaggggaaggagaaggagaagaagaggaggaggaggaggaggaggaggagtttggatttgatatcccgctttatcactacccaaaggagtctcaaagcggctaatattctccttttcccttcctcccccacaacaaacactctgtgaggtgagtgaggctgagagacttcaaagaagtgtgactggcccaaggtcacccagcagctgcatgtggaggagcggagatgcgaacccggttcaccagattacaagactaccactcttaaccactacaccacactgagggtGTTCTCAGATCATCTGAAAGAGGCAGAGAAAGCAGAGAAAGCAAAAGTCAGAGTGAGAAAGCAGCATGCAAGtgagagaggagagaaggaaaCCTAACACAGCAATCAAGCTCCAAATCAGGCACCTACATGTTTAACACACACTCACCAGTTTGGCCATAAAGTGGAGCTGCCTACTTTTCTCACCAAacagcagggccggcccaagacctGTTGTTGGTTGATGAGAAAATGTACTGTTCCACATATAGAGCttgttgaatcttacttcagcactggcaaTTGGACAGTGCTCTCCACCACTCGTGAGAGCAGCGAGCTAGCTTAGGCAGCACCCACAGTTCAGTCCTCCAATAGAAGGAAATTGATGGAGGACTGAAggggctgcttcactctgcctaatggtagagccgggCCTATGAAATGCAAGCGCAAGGCAGGGGATATGGTATTGAAACCTGTCCCTTCCTTCACATTTCCTCCCTATACCCTGGTGCTTGATTTCTTG comes from Podarcis raffonei isolate rPodRaf1 chromosome 13, rPodRaf1.pri, whole genome shotgun sequence and encodes:
- the LOC128399657 gene encoding vomeronasal type-2 receptor 26-like isoform X6, with protein sequence MSSRQDFITESVLPKNYQHILALVFAVKEINENPKILPNITLGFHIYDSYFNERMTYAATLNLPSTLVPNYKCDTQKLQMAVIGGLDFETSLLMANILSIYKIPQLTYGSFAPEDAGQSQSTSFYKMVPNEAHQYTGIVELLLHFGWTWVGLLAVDNDSGERFIQTLKPLLSQKGICLAFSKKTPKTTYLAEYYDLQSYSIQIYQAMMESKAKVVVFYGETISMTDLKEMVTLGELENVTKTSEGKVWILTAQLDFTALTYQMSWDMQDFHGSLSFAVHSNVVQGFKAFLEVQNPFEANGNGFVKQFWEQAFLCLFPNSGTEEQASGTCTGEEKLENLPSSAFEMTMSGHSYSLYNAVYATAHALHAMFLSRTKYRAAVEGGIQELQKFQPWQLYPFLSSVFFNNSAGETLSFGENREVEDGFDITNMVTFPNNSFVRVKVGRVGVESAPGQQISIDDNHMVWHRSFHQVPPLSVCNPNCAPGSSKKKKEGEPFCCYDCVPCPQGKISSQKDMDDCVGCPEDHYPHRDQSQCIPKTISFLSFKEPLGMSLALLALSLCLLTVVVLAIFIKHQDTPIVRANNRDLTYTLLTFLLLCFLCPLIFLSPPERVSCLLRQMAFGLVFTVTVSCVLAKTITVVLAFVATKPGSRMRKWVGKRLASSIVFSCSLIQAGICAVWLGTSPPFPDSDMHSVMREIILGCNEGSVALFYCVLGYMGFLAIFSFVVAFFARKLPESFNEAKFITFSMFLFCSVWVSFVPVYLSTKGKYMVAVEIFSILASSAGLLGSIFAPKCYIIVLRPDLNSKECLIKRK
- the LOC128399657 gene encoding vomeronasal type-2 receptor 26-like isoform X5, translating into MTYAATLNLPSTLVPNYKCDTQKLQMAVIGGLDFETSLLMANILSIYKIPQLTYGSFAPEDAGQSQSTSFYKMVPNEAHQYTGIVELLLHFGWTWVGLLAVDNDSGERFIQTLKPLLSQKGICLAFSKKTPKTTYLAEYYDLQSYSIQIYQAMMESKAKVVVFYGETISMTDLKEMVTLGELENVTKTSEGKVWILTAQLDFTALTYQMSWDMQDFHGSLSFAVHSNVVQGFKAFLEVQNPFEANGNGFVKQFWEQAFLCLFPNSGTEEQASGTCTGEEKLENLPSSAFEMTMSGHSYSLYNAVYATAHALHAMFLSRTKYRAAVEGGIQELQKFQPWQVPPLSVCNPNCAPGSSKKKKEGEPFCCYDCVPCPQGKISSQKDMDDCVGCPEDHYPHRDQSQCIPKTISFLSFKEPLGMSLALLALSLCLLTVVVLAIFIKHQDTPIVRANNRDLTYTLLTFLLLCFLCPLIFLSPPERVSCLLRQMAFGLVFTVTVSCVLAKTITVVLAFVATKPGSRMRKWVGKRLASSIVFSCSLIQAGICAVWLGTSPPFPDSDMHSVMREIILGCNEGSVALFYCVLGYMGFLAIFSFVVAFFARKLPESFNEAKFITFSMFLFCSVWVSFVPVYLSTKGKYMVAVEIFSILASSAGLLGSIFAPKCYIIVLRPDLNSKECLIKRK